In Paenibacillus sp. G2S3, a single window of DNA contains:
- a CDS encoding DUF1294 domain-containing protein yields the protein MVKVIMLWFVVINIIGYVVMSEDKNKARKRRERVPEKTLFLLAAMGGALGVLIAMYRKRHKTRHMSFRIGIPLLLLLNIFLYSYFLR from the coding sequence ATGGTCAAGGTTATAATGTTGTGGTTTGTGGTAATTAATATTATCGGATATGTAGTGATGTCCGAAGACAAGAACAAAGCCCGTAAACGGCGAGAACGTGTACCTGAGAAGACACTTTTTCTGCTGGCAGCTATGGGCGGGGCACTAGGCGTGCTGATTGCCATGTATCGTAAGCGCCACAAGACGCGACATATGTCCTTTAGGATCGGAATTCCGTTACTTCTGTTGCTGAATATCTTTTTGTACAGCTATTTTTTAAGGTGA
- a CDS encoding universal stress protein yields MLFSKILLAYDGSKASNQALERAIELAKVTPGSMLHVVHAFEFPRFFIGEALAPLPASVNKEYYDLAVQTTEEVKGRLEAEGLNAEVELLQGSPAEVILKYAKEHAIDVIVIGSRGLGGIREFVLGSVSHNVVQSARIPVLVVK; encoded by the coding sequence ATGTTATTCTCTAAAATTTTACTCGCCTATGATGGATCTAAGGCTTCTAATCAAGCATTGGAGCGCGCAATCGAACTCGCAAAAGTAACTCCAGGTTCTATGCTGCACGTCGTACACGCATTTGAATTCCCAAGATTTTTTATCGGAGAAGCTCTTGCACCACTACCGGCTTCAGTAAATAAAGAATATTATGATTTAGCAGTGCAGACTACGGAAGAGGTGAAGGGACGCCTTGAGGCTGAAGGCTTGAATGCTGAGGTTGAGTTATTACAAGGATCTCCCGCTGAAGTGATTTTGAAATATGCTAAGGAACATGCTATAGATGTAATTGTTATCGGCAGCCGCGGACTTGGCGGAATACGTGAATTTGTTCTGGGCAGTGTCAGCCATAATGTAGTACAAAGCGCTCGCATTCCAGTGCTGGTAGTAAAATAA
- the purE gene encoding 5-(carboxyamino)imidazole ribonucleotide mutase, whose product MSVQVAVIMGSKSDWDTMEHACTVLEELGLSYEKKVVSAHRTPDLMFSYAEEAAGRGIRVIIAGAGGAAHLPGMVAAKTILPVIGVPVQSKALNGLDSLLSIVQMPGGIPVATVAIGKAGAINAGLLAAQIIGAFDPEVQQRAQLRRDAIRDEVLESSDSL is encoded by the coding sequence ATGTCTGTGCAGGTAGCTGTTATCATGGGCAGTAAATCGGATTGGGATACGATGGAGCACGCTTGTACGGTGCTTGAAGAGCTGGGATTATCTTATGAGAAGAAGGTAGTATCTGCGCACCGGACACCGGACTTGATGTTCAGCTATGCAGAGGAAGCCGCGGGCCGAGGCATTCGCGTCATTATTGCAGGAGCGGGTGGTGCAGCGCATTTACCGGGTATGGTGGCAGCAAAGACGATCCTGCCTGTGATTGGAGTGCCAGTGCAGTCGAAGGCGCTTAATGGCCTAGATTCGCTTCTCTCCATTGTGCAGATGCCAGGAGGCATTCCAGTGGCAACGGTAGCGATTGGTAAGGCAGGAGCCATTAATGCAGGCCTCCTGGCCGCACAGATTATCGGAGCGTTCGATCCAGAAGTGCAGCAGCGCGCGCAGCTGCGGCGGGATGCGATCCGTGACGAAGTCCTTGAAAGCAGCGACAGCTTATGA
- the purK gene encoding 5-(carboxyamino)imidazole ribonucleotide synthase produces MDTSGTDTVRTLLPGATVGVLGGGQLGRMMALAGSAMGYRFVALDPAPDAPSGQVTPQITAAYNDREAARELARRSDVITYEFENVDAGVAALLTEESYVPQGSALLYTTQHRLREKAAIEAAGVPVAPYRKVDNLAELKMAAAELGLPCVLKTATGGYDGKGQAVIRQEEELEEAFRQVAPGAVVPELVLEKFIAFKCEISVVAARSASGEVKSFPPSENIHVNNILHLSIVPARVAEDIQRRACELAETLIAGLDAVGLLAVEMFVTEDGQLFVNELAPRPHNSGHYTMDACTTSQFEQHVRAICNLPLGDTTLLTPVVMVNVLGQHLDGAIKATCTQDEKDNKLGVVPKLHIYGKTESKTGRKMGHINLLCKDTGDGLSWVEQSKLWRN; encoded by the coding sequence ATGGATACGTCCGGCACGGACACCGTCCGGACGCTACTGCCCGGCGCGACCGTCGGCGTGCTCGGCGGCGGGCAGCTCGGGCGCATGATGGCGCTGGCTGGCAGCGCCATGGGCTACCGCTTCGTGGCGCTGGACCCTGCGCCGGATGCGCCTAGCGGTCAAGTTACGCCGCAGATTACAGCGGCGTATAACGACCGGGAGGCGGCGCGGGAGCTAGCCCGCCGCTCGGACGTCATCACGTACGAGTTCGAGAACGTTGACGCGGGCGTTGCCGCGCTGTTGACGGAGGAATCGTACGTGCCGCAGGGCAGCGCGCTGCTGTATACGACGCAGCATCGGCTGCGCGAAAAAGCCGCCATCGAGGCGGCAGGCGTACCCGTCGCCCCGTACCGGAAGGTGGATAACCTTGCGGAGCTGAAAATGGCGGCGGCTGAGCTTGGACTACCCTGTGTGCTGAAGACAGCCACAGGCGGTTATGACGGCAAGGGACAAGCCGTGATCCGTCAGGAGGAAGAGCTGGAAGAAGCCTTCCGGCAAGTAGCACCTGGAGCCGTTGTACCGGAGCTTGTGCTTGAGAAGTTTATAGCTTTTAAGTGTGAAATATCCGTTGTTGCTGCACGCAGTGCTTCTGGTGAGGTTAAGAGCTTCCCGCCGTCGGAAAATATTCATGTGAATAATATTTTGCATCTGTCCATTGTGCCTGCAAGAGTGGCAGAGGACATTCAGCGGAGAGCATGCGAATTGGCAGAGACATTAATCGCTGGACTTGATGCGGTTGGACTGCTAGCAGTAGAAATGTTCGTCACAGAGGACGGACAATTGTTCGTCAATGAGCTGGCACCAAGGCCGCATAACTCAGGGCATTACACCATGGATGCTTGCACGACTTCACAGTTCGAGCAGCATGTCCGGGCGATTTGTAATCTGCCGCTAGGCGATACAACGCTTTTGACACCTGTAGTTATGGTGAATGTACTAGGCCAGCATTTGGATGGCGCCATTAAAGCGACCTGTACACAGGACGAAAAAGATAATAAGCTGGGTGTTGTACCTAAGCTTCATATATATGGCAAGACTGAGAGTAAGACCGGCCGCAAGATGGGCCATATCAATCTGCTCTGCAAGGATACCGGAGACGGCTTGTCCTGGGTGGAGCAATCTAAACTTTGGAGGAACTAA
- the purB gene encoding adenylosuccinate lyase: MIERYSRPEMRAIWTEKNKFKAWLEVEICACEAWAELGVIPHEDAAKLRKDAKFDIARIDEIEQETRHDVIAFTRAVSESLGAERKWVHYGLTSTDVVDTALGYLLRQANEILEKDIINFIEILKDKAIAYKDTPMMGRTHGVHAEPTTFGLKMALWYEEMKRNLERFRHAANGVQFGKISGAVGTYANIDPFVEEFVCRKLGTSPAPISTQTLQRDRHAEYMAALALVATSLDKFATEIRALQKSEIREVEEAFAKGQKGSSAMPHKRNPIGCENISGLSRVIRGHMVTAYENVPLWHERDISHSSVERIILPDATMLLNYMLNRFGNIVKNLTVFPENMKRNMNRTFGVPFSGRILTKLIDKGLSREQAYDTVQPRAMQAWEEQKQFRDIVEATPEITNVLTPEEIEDAFNPSWHLKHVDTIFRKLELI, encoded by the coding sequence ATGATCGAACGTTACAGCAGACCTGAGATGCGAGCTATTTGGACGGAGAAAAATAAATTCAAAGCGTGGCTGGAAGTTGAGATTTGCGCTTGTGAAGCATGGGCTGAGCTGGGAGTCATCCCGCACGAAGATGCAGCTAAGCTACGTAAGGACGCTAAATTCGACATCGCGCGCATTGATGAAATAGAACAAGAAACACGTCATGACGTTATCGCATTTACACGTGCGGTTTCTGAGAGCCTTGGCGCAGAACGCAAATGGGTACACTACGGTCTTACTTCTACTGACGTGGTAGATACGGCACTGGGTTACTTGCTCCGTCAGGCGAACGAGATTCTAGAGAAGGATATCATCAATTTTATTGAGATCCTTAAAGACAAAGCTATTGCTTACAAAGATACGCCGATGATGGGTCGTACGCATGGTGTTCATGCCGAGCCAACTACCTTCGGTCTGAAAATGGCACTATGGTACGAAGAAATGAAACGTAACCTGGAGCGTTTCCGTCATGCTGCGAACGGTGTGCAATTCGGTAAAATTTCCGGAGCCGTCGGTACGTATGCTAACATCGATCCTTTCGTAGAAGAATTCGTTTGCCGCAAGCTTGGTACAAGCCCTGCTCCGATCTCGACGCAAACTCTGCAGCGTGACCGTCACGCTGAATACATGGCTGCTCTTGCTTTGGTAGCGACATCGTTAGACAAATTCGCTACCGAAATCCGCGCTCTGCAAAAGAGTGAGATTCGTGAAGTGGAAGAAGCCTTTGCCAAAGGTCAAAAGGGTTCATCCGCTATGCCTCACAAACGAAACCCTATTGGCTGCGAGAACATTTCCGGCCTGTCCCGCGTGATTCGCGGACATATGGTTACAGCTTACGAGAACGTGCCACTCTGGCATGAACGCGATATTTCGCACTCCTCAGTGGAACGTATCATTCTTCCGGATGCGACAATGCTGCTCAACTACATGCTGAACCGTTTCGGTAACATCGTGAAGAACCTGACTGTATTCCCTGAGAATATGAAGCGTAACATGAATCGTACCTTCGGTGTTCCTTTCTCCGGTCGGATCTTGACTAAACTGATCGACAAAGGTCTTAGCCGTGAGCAAGCATACGATACCGTTCAACCGCGTGCGATGCAAGCATGGGAAGAGCAAAAGCAATTCCGCGATATCGTGGAAGCTACACCTGAGATCACTAACGTTCTTACCCCAGAAGAAATTGAAGATGCATTTAACCCTTCTTGGCACCTTAAGCATGTGGACACCATCTTCCGCAAGCTAGAACTTATCTAA
- a CDS encoding phosphoribosylaminoimidazolesuccinocarboxamide synthase — protein sequence MTSSAVSTAVELINAPLLYKGKVRELYDLGENVLIVVTDRISAFDYVLDPAVPEKGNVLNRLSAFWFGKTKELMENHVVHIDVDLLGDIVKDKEALRNRVMVVRKAERIDIECVVRGCITGGGWRQYQETGKVNGIELPKNLRKNALLAQPIFTPAAKNDVGHDEDIPFEKMQELIGADLALELQEKSLQLFSFAREYCAERGIILADCKFEFGLLDGKVILIDEIFTPDASRFWAKDKYALDIEIDSMDKEPVRTYLSASSWDKNSKPDPLPLEVVEETTRRYLDIYHRLTGKSL from the coding sequence ATGACATCGTCGGCCGTATCCACAGCCGTGGAACTCATCAATGCGCCGCTGCTCTATAAAGGGAAGGTTCGTGAGCTATACGATTTAGGGGAGAATGTACTGATCGTCGTCACGGATCGGATATCTGCTTTTGACTATGTGCTGGACCCAGCGGTACCTGAAAAGGGCAATGTGCTTAACCGTCTGAGTGCGTTCTGGTTCGGAAAGACCAAAGAGCTAATGGAGAATCATGTCGTTCATATTGATGTGGATCTGCTCGGAGATATCGTTAAGGACAAGGAAGCTCTCAGAAACCGTGTTATGGTGGTACGCAAAGCAGAGCGCATCGATATCGAATGTGTTGTGCGTGGGTGCATCACCGGTGGGGGCTGGAGACAGTATCAAGAAACTGGCAAAGTGAATGGTATTGAGCTTCCTAAGAACTTGCGCAAAAATGCGCTGCTGGCACAGCCAATCTTTACCCCTGCGGCTAAAAACGATGTAGGTCATGATGAGGATATTCCTTTTGAAAAGATGCAGGAGCTAATCGGTGCTGATCTGGCACTCGAGCTACAGGAGAAGAGCTTGCAATTGTTCTCTTTTGCCAGAGAGTATTGTGCTGAGCGGGGAATCATTCTAGCAGATTGCAAATTTGAATTCGGCTTGCTGGATGGCAAGGTGATTCTGATTGATGAGATTTTTACGCCGGATGCTTCACGTTTCTGGGCCAAGGACAAATACGCTCTTGATATCGAAATTGATAGTATGGATAAAGAACCCGTTCGTACGTATCTATCTGCATCCTCCTGGGATAAAAATAGCAAACCTGATCCACTTCCACTAGAAGTAGTTGAAGAAACAACGCGCCGTTATCTGGACATTT